The following coding sequences are from one Halomonas sp. HAL1 window:
- the petA gene encoding ubiquinol-cytochrome c reductase iron-sulfur subunit: MADNGVNKGRRRFLVGATSVVGAVGAVGVAVPFVASWQPSARARAAGAPVQADISRLEPGQRMTVEWRGRPIWIINRTPEMIERTESLGSDQLADPDSEVPQQPAYIDGGLRSIRPEIGVLIGICTHLGCSPLFRPEPDAEGVGVDNWPGGFFCPCHGSRFDLAGRVFSNVPAPTNLEVPPYRFENDDIIVIGEDEESA; the protein is encoded by the coding sequence ATGGCAGATAACGGCGTAAACAAAGGCCGACGCCGTTTCCTCGTAGGCGCCACCTCCGTTGTGGGTGCGGTAGGTGCTGTCGGGGTTGCGGTACCCTTTGTGGCTTCTTGGCAGCCTAGTGCCAGGGCAAGAGCGGCGGGTGCTCCTGTTCAAGCGGATATATCGAGGCTTGAACCAGGACAGCGTATGACCGTTGAGTGGCGTGGTCGTCCTATATGGATTATCAATCGTACACCAGAGATGATTGAGCGCACTGAATCGCTGGGTAGTGACCAGTTAGCTGATCCTGATTCGGAAGTGCCACAACAACCTGCGTACATTGATGGTGGGTTGCGGTCGATTCGACCTGAGATTGGGGTGCTGATTGGTATCTGTACACACTTAGGTTGCTCGCCACTTTTTCGCCCTGAGCCTGATGCAGAGGGCGTAGGCGTCGATAATTGGCCGGGTGGTTTCTTCTGTCCTTGCCATGGTTCTCGCTTTGACTTAGCTGGTCGTGTGTTCAGTAACGTTCCTGCGCCGACTAACCTCGAGGTTCCACCCTACCGCTTTGAGAATGACGACATCATTGTCATCGGCGAAGATGAGGAGAGTGCCTAA
- a CDS encoding cytochrome bc complex cytochrome b subunit: MGNPNKAKAEKGVMRWVDDRFPATQMWQEHLSKYYAPKNFNFWYFFGSLALLALVNQILTGVWLTMSFNPSAEGAFDSVEYIMRDVEWGWLIRYMHTTGASAFFLVVYLHMFRGLLYGSYKAPRELVWVFGMTIYLVLMAEAFMGYLLPWGQMSYWGAQVIISLFSAIPAIGPDLAQWVRGDFLISGITLNRFFALHVVALPIVILALVVLHIIALHEVGSNNPDGIDIKQKKDEAGVPLDGIPFHPYYTVKDLVGVAVFLFVFCVVVFYFPEGGGYFIERPNFDQANPLQTPDHIAPVWYMTPFYAILRAITFSVFGLDAKFLGVIFMGAAIAILFVLPWLDRSPVRSMRYKGWMSKVMLLLFAISFVILGVLGVLPSTTGRTILAQTCTVIYFAFFVLMPVYTKLEKTKPVPERVTG; encoded by the coding sequence ATGGGTAACCCGAATAAAGCCAAAGCGGAAAAGGGCGTCATGCGGTGGGTAGATGATCGGTTTCCTGCGACTCAAATGTGGCAAGAGCATCTATCTAAATATTACGCGCCAAAAAACTTCAACTTCTGGTACTTCTTTGGCTCGTTAGCGCTGCTGGCGCTAGTTAACCAAATCCTAACCGGGGTTTGGCTGACGATGAGCTTTAATCCCTCGGCTGAAGGTGCGTTTGATTCTGTCGAATACATCATGCGCGATGTGGAGTGGGGCTGGTTGATCCGCTATATGCACACCACCGGCGCCTCTGCTTTCTTTCTCGTTGTTTACCTGCATATGTTCCGTGGCCTGTTATACGGTTCTTACAAAGCCCCCCGCGAGTTAGTGTGGGTCTTTGGCATGACGATTTACCTGGTGCTAATGGCGGAAGCCTTTATGGGCTACCTGCTTCCTTGGGGCCAAATGTCCTATTGGGGCGCGCAGGTTATCATTTCGCTATTCTCTGCCATTCCCGCTATTGGCCCTGATTTAGCGCAGTGGGTGCGCGGTGACTTCCTGATCTCAGGGATTACCCTTAACCGTTTCTTTGCGCTGCACGTGGTGGCCCTGCCCATCGTTATTTTGGCGCTTGTAGTGCTGCATATCATTGCCCTGCATGAAGTGGGTTCAAATAACCCCGACGGTATTGATATCAAGCAGAAGAAGGATGAGGCCGGTGTTCCGTTGGACGGAATTCCTTTCCATCCCTACTACACGGTTAAAGACTTGGTAGGTGTCGCGGTATTCCTGTTTGTTTTCTGTGTGGTGGTGTTCTACTTCCCAGAAGGCGGAGGCTACTTCATTGAGCGGCCTAACTTTGATCAGGCTAACCCGCTGCAAACACCTGACCACATTGCGCCCGTTTGGTACATGACGCCGTTTTACGCCATTCTTCGTGCGATTACTTTCTCGGTGTTTGGCTTAGACGCTAAGTTCCTGGGCGTTATCTTTATGGGCGCGGCGATTGCCATATTGTTTGTGCTGCCTTGGTTGGATCGTAGTCCGGTGCGCTCTATGCGTTATAAAGGCTGGATGTCGAAAGTGATGTTGCTGCTGTTTGCCATCAGCTTCGTTATTCTCGGTGTTTTAGGTGTGTTGCCATCAACGACAGGGCGAACCATTCTGGCGCAAACATGCACCGTGATTTATTTCGCCTTCTTTGTCTTGATGCCTGTCTACACCAAGCTTGAGAAGACTAAACCCGTTCCAGAAAGGGTGACTGGCTAA
- a CDS encoding cytochrome c1: protein MKKHLLGLLFALVPVTAMAAGGASVPHSMEPDLHDQASLQNGMKLYVNYCMGCHSLQYQRFARAADDLGMPQDLVEENLIFSPELAYNDQMHIAMDSGDAEGWFGAPPPDLSLKTRVRGTDWIYSYLLGFYKDPSRPTGVNNTVFDLVAMPNVLEPLQGVQELVCAETDHPVEGQEPDALSGKYQSCDVLQVTEPGELEPAEFEEAVYDLTNFLAYVGEPSKLQAQALAPKVLIFIFIFGVIAYLLKREYWRDIH from the coding sequence ATGAAAAAGCATCTATTAGGACTCCTTTTCGCCTTAGTGCCAGTAACCGCGATGGCTGCAGGGGGGGCAAGTGTGCCTCATTCGATGGAGCCTGATCTTCACGATCAAGCCTCGCTGCAAAACGGCATGAAGCTCTACGTTAACTACTGCATGGGTTGCCACTCGCTTCAGTACCAGCGTTTTGCCCGTGCGGCTGACGACTTGGGGATGCCTCAGGATTTGGTGGAAGAGAATCTGATTTTTTCACCTGAGTTGGCCTATAACGATCAAATGCACATTGCTATGGACAGTGGCGATGCAGAGGGTTGGTTTGGTGCGCCGCCGCCTGATCTGTCGCTGAAAACACGTGTGCGAGGAACCGATTGGATCTACTCCTATCTGCTCGGTTTTTATAAAGATCCCAGCCGTCCAACCGGCGTCAACAACACGGTATTCGATTTGGTAGCAATGCCTAACGTGTTGGAGCCTCTGCAGGGCGTGCAAGAGCTGGTGTGCGCTGAAACGGATCATCCGGTAGAAGGGCAAGAGCCGGATGCGCTATCAGGTAAGTATCAGTCTTGTGACGTGCTGCAAGTCACAGAGCCTGGTGAGCTCGAGCCTGCTGAGTTTGAGGAAGCGGTGTATGATCTTACTAACTTCCTGGCTTATGTAGGCGAGCCCTCCAAGCTCCAGGCCCAGGCACTGGCGCCTAAGGTGCTGATCTTTATTTTCATTTTTGGTGTGATTGCTTACCTGCTCAAGCGTGAGTATTGGCGAGATATCCACTAA